DNA sequence from the Streptomyces sp. MST-110588 genome:
CGTCAGCGGGATCTCCTCCACCACCGCCCACAGTTCGGGCATCATCGGGCGCCGCAGCCCCTCGCCGGCGAACCGCCGGAGCTCGTCCAGCGGGTCCGCCAGCGGCCTGCGCAGCACCACGGCGGCCAGCAGCCGGCGGGCCCGCGGCCCGGGACCGACCGCCGCCACCACCACGTCCGCCACGGCCGGGTGGGCCGCGATCCGGGCGCGTACCTCCTGCGGATCCACCCGGTATCCGCCCACCGTGACCTGGGCGTCCAGGCGTCCCAGGAAGCGCAGCCGCCCCTCGCCGTCCCAGCGCGCCAGGTCTCCCGTCCGGTGGTACCGCTCGCCCTCGAACGTGCCGAAAGCGTGCCGGGCGTGGTGCTCGTCCCCGTTCTCGTCCCGGTCCTCGGCGCGGTTCTCGTCCCGGTCCTCGGCGCGGACCGTACCTCCGCCCAGGTATCCGGCCACCGCGCCGTCCCCCAGGACACACAGCTCCCCGGCCCCGCCCGGCGGGACCGCGCCGCCCCGTTCGTCCAGCACGAGCAGCCGCGTCCCGGCGACCGGGCGGCCCAGCGGCAGCGGGCCACCGGCCTCGCACGCGTCGCTCAGGTCGTGCCGGGCGACGGCCGTGCCGCCGGCGGTGGGGAGGTGGACGTGGGAGACGGTCAGGCCGGGGTGGCGCCGCAGCAGGGCCCGTACCGGCTCCGGGGCCGGTTCGCCGTCGCCGACCAGCACCCGCCGTACGGCCGTGAACGCATCGGGCCGGTGCTCGACCAGCGTGCGGAAGACCGCGGACGGCAGGACCGCGACGCTGGTGCCGTACGTCTGGAAGAACGCCGCCAGCGCCCGGGGGCGCGGCGGGCCGTCGGGAAAGACGTCCACCGTGCCGCCGTTGAGCAGCGGGCCGAACAGCTCCAGTACGGACAGGCCGGAGCCCAGCGGGGCCAGCCGGGGCACCCGGTCACCGGCGCGGTGTCCGGCGATCCCGCCGTCCAGGGCGAGCCGGAGCAGTGCGCGCTGCCGTATCAGCACGCCCTCCGGCCGGCCCGGCGCCACGTGGTCCCCGGGGGCGGGCAGGACGCAGGCGAGGCGGTCGGAGTCGTCGGGCACCGGCGGGACCAGGGCCGGTATCCGCGGCGCCGCTCCCCGGGGCAGCAGCGGTACGCATCCCGGGGGCAGCAGCGGGCGGACCGTACGCAGGCTCTCCCCGGTGCCGACGAGTGCGACCGGCCGGGCCGCGCCGAGGATCCGGCCGAGCCGCCCGGGCGGGCTCTGCGGGTCCAGCGGCAGGTAGGCCGCGCCCAGCCGCAGGGCCGCCAGTACGGTGATCACCTCGTCGGCGGAGCGGGGCAGCGCGACCGCCACGGTGTCACCCTCGCCGACGCCGCCGGCCGCCAGGACGCCGGCCTGGCCGGCGGCGGCCTGGACCAGCTCGCCGTAGGTGAGGGTCAGGTCGCGCGCGGGGTCGTTGACGGCGGGCTGGTCCCACTGCTCGAGGGCGCGGCGTTCCAGGTGGTGCCAGATCCCCGGCAGGCCGGCCGGCGGCACGGGCTCTGCCGGTGCGTCGCAGCCGCCCAGCTCCGTCAGCCGCTGCCGCTGCCTGGGGGACATCCCCCGTACGCGCCCCAGCGGTTCGCCGTAGTGGGCGTCCAGTTCCAGCAGGGTCGCCTCGACGGCCTCGGCCAGAGCGGCGGCCTCACGCGCCGTCATGACCCCGGTGGCGTACTCGACGGCCAGCTCCGGCTCGGTCCCCCAGCGCAGGACGAGGAGGGTCACATCGGCCCCGGTGTGGCCGTTGAAGACCTGCCGCACCCTGACGCGCAGCCCCCCGGCGTCCAGTTCCCCGGGCAGGGCGCCGTCCTGTCCGCTGAAGGCGACCTGGATCAGCGGCATCCGGCGTCCGTCGGCGTGGGCGCGCAGCCCCCGGCTCAGCGCGCCGAAGGGCACCGAGGCGGCGCTGACGCCCTCGGCGACGGCGGCGGAGGTGCCGCGCAGATGGTCCTCGACGGTCCGGGTGTCCTCCAGGTCGCAGCGGACCGGGACCAGGGCCGCGCAGGGGCCGACCAGGCGCCGGGTGGCGGCCCCGGCCCGCCGGGCGATGTGCACGCCGACCAGGAACCGGTTCAGCGCGGCCCGCCGCGCGATGACCACCTGCCAGGCGGCCAGCAGGACGGAATGCGGGGTGATGCAGGCCCGCGCGGCGAGGCGCTCGGCCGCCTCGCGGGCGCGCGGTGTGAGCCCGAAGGGGATACGGGCGCCCTGGAAGTCGAACCGGGCCGGGCGGGGCACGTCGGAGGGCAGCTCCACGACCGTGGGGCAGTCGCCCAGTTCGGCGATCCGCCGCCGTCCCAGCTCCTCCAGCCGCCCGGCGTCCCGGTCGTGCCGCTCCTGGAGCACGTCGGGGGTGGGCGCGGGCGGCAGGCCGGCCGCGGTCCCGGCGCGCTCGGCGGCGTAGCAGGCGGCCAGTTCCTCCCAGAGCACGCCCGCCGAGCGCAGGTCGGCGACCGCGGAGTGGCAGATCAGCGTCAGCAGGTGGTGCGTGGCGCCGAAGCGGGTCAGTACGAAGGCGTGGGCGGGGCGGCCGAGGGCGGACACCAGGTGGGCGGCGTCCTTGACCAGCGCGCTCTGTACGGTACGGACCGGGTCGGCGCCGGGGGCGGGGCGCAGCTCCTGGCGGACCAGGCCGGGCCGCCAGGTGGGCAGCACCCGGCGGCGGTACCCCTCGGGGGTCTCCTCGAATACCGTACGCAGCGCCTCGTGCCGGTCGGTCAGCCGCTCCACGGCCGCCGTGAGCGCCTGCTCGTCCAGGGGGCCGTGCAGCTCGCCGCCGACGATCTGGTGCTGGGCGGTGCCGCCGGTCAGCCGGGCCGCGTTGAGGTAGCCGTCCTGTTCGGGGACCACCGGGCGGCTCGGCTCCAGCAGCGGCCCGTCGCCCGCCGGGGCGGGGTCCGCGGCGCCGGGGAGGGCGTCGGCCAGCACGTTGGCCAGCGGCGCCAGGCCGATGAGCCGGCCCACGTCGATGATCTGCCCGAACTCCTCCTCCATGGTGGCGGAGAAGTCCATGGCGGACACCGAGTCACCGCCCAGGCCCAGGAACGATTCCTCGGCGGCCCGCTCGGCGATCTCCTCCGGCGGGAGACCGAGTACGGACGCCAGCACCTCCCAGACCGGCCCGGTGGTGGTGTCAACGTTCATCGTTTGCCTCCCCATCCCTGGTCACCCCCGCAGGGTGCGGGCCGTGCTTCGAATGCGGCTCAAGGCGCCGTCGGCGGGCGGCGGGCCCGGGACGGGGCGCGGCACGGGGGCTTGGCGGGGCGCGGTACGGGGACTTGGCGGGGTCCTGTCCGGGCGAACCGTTCTGGATCGCGGCTCGATGGGGCGGCCCGACGGTGACGCAGAAGATTGGGAGGTCGCGATGCGTGTCTTGTTCGTCACGTGGGCCTGGCCGTCGCACTTCTTCCCGTGCGTTCAGCTCGGCTGGGCGCTGCGGGCAGGCGGGCACGAGGTCCTGGTCGCCAGTCAGCCGTCGCTCACCGACGGCATCACCCGGGCGGGGCTGCCCGCCGCCGCCGTGGGCGAGGACGTGGACGTGGGCGCCCTGGCCGGCCGGTACTTCTCCTGGCTGGTACGGCAGGAGCGGCCGGTGGAGTGGGAGGAGATGCGGGCCTGGGGCGCCGGCAACGTCATCACCTACAAGCGGATCGCCGAGGCGATGTTGGAGGACACCCTGTCCCTGGCCCGGGACTGGCGGCCCGACCTGGTCGTCTTCGACCCGACGACGTACGCGGGTCCGCTGGTCGCGGCCCGGCTGGGGGTACCGGCGGTCCGCCACATCTGGGGCATGGACTACACCCTGCGCACCCGCGAGTTCGAGCCGGAGGCACTGGCCGACCTGTGCGGGCGTCTGGGGATACCCGGGGTGGAGACCCTCGGTGACCTCACCGTGGACCCCTGCCCGCCGTCCTTGCAGGTCCAGGCGCCCGTCGACCGGCTCACCATGCGCTTCGTGCCGTACAACGGCCCGGCGGTGGTGCCGGACTGGCTGGTACGGCCCCCCGAGCGGCCCCGGATCTGTGTGGTGGAGAGCAGTGCGGTCACGCAGTGGGGCGGGCCCGAGGCCGCCCTGTCGCCCGTCGCGCTGGAGGCGCTCGCCGGCACCGACGCCGAGGTCGTCGTGGTGGGCGCCACGGCTCTGCCGGACGGGCCGCTGCCGCCCCGTACCCGCGTGGCCGGCCGGATCGCGCTGCACCTGCTGCTGCCCACCTGTGACCTGCTCGTCCACCAGGGCGGGGGCGGCGCGGTGATGACGGCGTTGGCGGCCGGGGTGCCGCAGCTCGTCCTGCCGCGCTTCGCCGACCACCTCTTCAACGGGCGCCGGATAGCGCAGGCGGGCGCCGGCCGCGAGGTGTTCGCGGGCCGGGCCACCGCCGAGCTGGTCCGCGCCGAGGCCGAGCTGCTCCGGAAGGACGACAAGTACCGCGTGCGCGCACAGGAGTTGAGGGACGAGATGGCGCAGCAGCCGTCGGCGGCCGAGGTGACCGGCCGACTGGCCGGGCTCGTGGCGGAGCGGGGGCGGCGGTCATGAGCCGGATCCTGTTCACCACCCAGCCCGCCGGCGGGCATCTGCGCCCGCTGGTGCCGATCGCGCAGGCAGCCCTGCTGCGCGGCCACACCGTGGCCGTCTCGGCCCCCGCCTGCATGGCCGAGGAGCTGGCCGGGTACCGGCTGCCGCACCTGGTCGGCGGCTACGACTGGCGCTACGACGTCTACCGCATGCTGCCCAAGGGGTACGACCGGCAGGACTTCGCGGCGGCGGCCGACACCTTCCGCGCGCTGGGCGAGCCCCTGACCCGGGCCTTCGCCGGCCATGTCGCCCGGCGCACCGCCGCCGACATCCTGGGCCACGACTGGCGGCCCGACCTGGTCGTACGGGAACTGGACGAGTTCGGCGGCTACCTGGCCGCCGAGGCGCTCGGTGTCCCGCACGCGGCGGTCATCTCCTTCGGCGGGCTCGACGGCGTCACCGGCCCCGTACTGGGCCCGGTCCTGGACGAGGGCCGCCGGGAGCTGGGCCTGCCCGCCGACCCCCGGGGCGAACGGCTCTACCGGCATCTGACGGCCGGGTTCCTGCCGCCCGAGCTGGGCGCCTCGGAGCTGATGCTGCCCGCCACCCGCTGCTACCGGCACATCAACGCCGAGCGGGCCGCCGACCGGCTGCCGTCCTGGCTGGCCGGCCTGGACCTGTCCCGGCCGCTGGTCTTCGCCGCCTTCGGCACGGTGGTCTACGGGCTGCCCGGCTCGTCCCGGTTCGTCGAGGAGGCCATCGCCGCGCTCGGGGACGTGGACTGCACCGCCGTACTGGCCCTGGGCGCCGGCGCCGACACCCACGACGCCGCCCGGAAGGTCCCCGGCAACGTCCGCCTCGTCGACTTCGTCGACCAGGCGCTGATGCTGGAGGGCTGCGATCTCTTCGTCACCCATGGAGGACTCAACAGCATGAAGGAAGCCCTGCGCCTGGGGGTGCCCATGGTGACGGTCCCGGTGCTGGACGACCACCGGCACAACGCCGGCCTGTTCGCCGCGGCCGGCCTCTCCCGTACGGTCCCGCTCGCCACCGCCAACCGGCGGACGATGGCGCACGAGATCGGGCGGGCGCTCGCGGACCCGGCCTTGCGGACCGCCGCCCGCCGGGCGCAGCGGCACCTCCACGCGCTGCCCGCCCTGGACACGCTCGTCGATGACCTGGAAGCGCTGATCACACGATGACCACCTCGGCCGTGCCGGCCCCGGCCCCCGTGCGCTGTGAGGTGTGGTGGGCGCGCCTGGACCACCAGCACGAACGGCTGCTGTCCCTGCTGGACGCCGTGGAGCTGTGGCGGCGCGCCAACTACCGGCGCAGCCAGGACCGGGCGCGCTTCACCGTGGGCGCCGCCCTGCTGCGGCTGGCGTCCGCGCGGATGCTGGGCCGGGCCCCGCACCTGCTCACGTTCGGCCGTGAGTGCCCCGACTGCAAGCTCCCGCACGGCCGCCCGCGGCTGCGCGACGGGCACCTGCACGTGTCGGTGTCGCACTCGGGGGACCTGATCGCGGTCGCGGTGTCCACCGGCGCCGAGATGGGCGTGGACGTGGAGACGGTGGACGAGTCCAAGCCCGCGCGGCTGGCCAGGCGGGTGCTGGACCCGGCGGAACTGGCCCGGTTCCAGGAGCTGCCCGAAAGCGAGCGGGCCCAGGACTTCTTCCGCGTGTGGACCCGTAAGGAAGCGGTGCTCAAGGCCACCGGTGAGGGCCTGCGGCTGCCGATGAACGCGGTCGGCTTCGACCGCGGGGGCCGGCTGACCGCCTACCCCGGGCGGCCCGACCTGCCGGGCGCCACCCACATGTTCGACCTCCATCCCCGCCCGTGCCTGGACGACGTCCCGGACGGCGAGTACCGGGCCGCGCTCGCCGTCCTGTCGCCGTCCGAGGTACGGGTCGAGCAGTTCAACGCCCGCGGGCTCCTGCACACCTGGTAGGCCCCCGGAGCACCCCGGGCCCAAGGACACATCCGACGACATGGAAGGTAGGACCATGAAAGCTCTGGTTCTGGCAGGCGGTTCCGGAACGCGCCTGCGCCCGCTGAGCCACACCATGGCCAAGCAGCTCATCCCGGTGGCCGGGCGCCCGGTGCTCATGCACTGCCTGGCCGACCTCGCGGAGATCGGCGTCACCGAGGTCGGCATGATCATCGGTGCCCGGGGCGAGGAGACGAAGAAGGCGGTCGGCGACGGCGCCGACTTCGGCCTGAAGGTCACCTACATACCGCAGCCCGCCCCGCTCGGCCTGGCCCACTGCGTGAAGCTGGCCCGCGGCTTCCTGGGCGAGGACGACTTCGTGATGTACCTCGGCGACAACATCCTCGCCGACGGCATCGCCGACGCCGCCGCCGAGTTCGCCCGGAACCGGCCCGACGCGCAGATCGTGCTCACCCGGGTCGCCAACCCGCGCGAGTTCGGCGTCGCCGAACTCGACGCCGACGGCAGGATCGTCGCACTGGCCGAGAAGCCCGACCGGCCGCGCAGCGACCTGGCCATGACCGGCGTCTACTTCTTCACCCCGGCCGTCCACGAGGCGGTCGAGGCCATCCGGCCCAGCGCCCGCGGCGAGCTGGAGATCACCGACGCGCTGTCGTGGATGCTCGACCACGGCCGGGACGTGCGGGCCACGGAGTTCCTGGGCTACTGGAAGGACACCGGGCGCGTCGATGACGTACTGGAGGTCAACCGGGTCCTGATGGAACGGCTCAAGGGCAGCGTCCGGGGCGAGGTCGACGCGGCCAGCACCCTGCGCGGCGAGGTGGTGGTGGAACCCGGCGCGCGCATCACCGCCTCCACCGTGGTCGGCCCGGCGGTGATCGGCGCGGGCACCCAGGTCAGCGGCAGCCACATCGGCCCGTACACCACGCTCGGCCGCGACTGCACCCTGCTCGGCGCCGGCATCGAGTACTCGATCGTGCTGGACGGGGTGTCGGTACGGCACGTCGAGGGCCTGCACGGATCGATGATCGGCCGGGAGGCGGACATCACCGCCGCCACGGCCCGTACCCGCCGGCTCGTCATCGGCGACCACGCCAAGGTGGAGGTGCTGTGAAACTCCTGGTGACCGGGGGAGCCGGCTTCATCGGATCGCACTACGTACGGACCCTGCTGGAGGACGGGTACCCCGGCTGGGAGGGCGCCCACGTCACCGTGCTGGACGCCCTCACCTACGCGGGCAACCGCGCCAACCTGCCGGCGAGCCATCCGAGGCTGGAGTTCGTCCACGGTGACATCCGCGACCG
Encoded proteins:
- a CDS encoding 4'-phosphopantetheinyl transferase superfamily protein, whose amino-acid sequence is MTTSAVPAPAPVRCEVWWARLDHQHERLLSLLDAVELWRRANYRRSQDRARFTVGAALLRLASARMLGRAPHLLTFGRECPDCKLPHGRPRLRDGHLHVSVSHSGDLIAVAVSTGAEMGVDVETVDESKPARLARRVLDPAELARFQELPESERAQDFFRVWTRKEAVLKATGEGLRLPMNAVGFDRGGRLTAYPGRPDLPGATHMFDLHPRPCLDDVPDGEYRAALAVLSPSEVRVEQFNARGLLHTW
- a CDS encoding glucose-1-phosphate thymidylyltransferase; this encodes MKALVLAGGSGTRLRPLSHTMAKQLIPVAGRPVLMHCLADLAEIGVTEVGMIIGARGEETKKAVGDGADFGLKVTYIPQPAPLGLAHCVKLARGFLGEDDFVMYLGDNILADGIADAAAEFARNRPDAQIVLTRVANPREFGVAELDADGRIVALAEKPDRPRSDLAMTGVYFFTPAVHEAVEAIRPSARGELEITDALSWMLDHGRDVRATEFLGYWKDTGRVDDVLEVNRVLMERLKGSVRGEVDAASTLRGEVVVEPGARITASTVVGPAVIGAGTQVSGSHIGPYTTLGRDCTLLGAGIEYSIVLDGVSVRHVEGLHGSMIGREADITAATARTRRLVIGDHAKVEVL
- a CDS encoding nucleotide disphospho-sugar-binding domain-containing protein; translation: MRVLFVTWAWPSHFFPCVQLGWALRAGGHEVLVASQPSLTDGITRAGLPAAAVGEDVDVGALAGRYFSWLVRQERPVEWEEMRAWGAGNVITYKRIAEAMLEDTLSLARDWRPDLVVFDPTTYAGPLVAARLGVPAVRHIWGMDYTLRTREFEPEALADLCGRLGIPGVETLGDLTVDPCPPSLQVQAPVDRLTMRFVPYNGPAVVPDWLVRPPERPRICVVESSAVTQWGGPEAALSPVALEALAGTDAEVVVVGATALPDGPLPPRTRVAGRIALHLLLPTCDLLVHQGGGGAVMTALAAGVPQLVLPRFADHLFNGRRIAQAGAGREVFAGRATAELVRAEAELLRKDDKYRVRAQELRDEMAQQPSAAEVTGRLAGLVAERGRRS
- a CDS encoding glycosyltransferase, translating into MSRILFTTQPAGGHLRPLVPIAQAALLRGHTVAVSAPACMAEELAGYRLPHLVGGYDWRYDVYRMLPKGYDRQDFAAAADTFRALGEPLTRAFAGHVARRTAADILGHDWRPDLVVRELDEFGGYLAAEALGVPHAAVISFGGLDGVTGPVLGPVLDEGRRELGLPADPRGERLYRHLTAGFLPPELGASELMLPATRCYRHINAERAADRLPSWLAGLDLSRPLVFAAFGTVVYGLPGSSRFVEEAIAALGDVDCTAVLALGAGADTHDAARKVPGNVRLVDFVDQALMLEGCDLFVTHGGLNSMKEALRLGVPMVTVPVLDDHRHNAGLFAAAGLSRTVPLATANRRTMAHEIGRALADPALRTAARRAQRHLHALPALDTLVDDLEALITR
- a CDS encoding AMP-binding protein, which encodes MNVDTTTGPVWEVLASVLGLPPEEIAERAAEESFLGLGGDSVSAMDFSATMEEEFGQIIDVGRLIGLAPLANVLADALPGAADPAPAGDGPLLEPSRPVVPEQDGYLNAARLTGGTAQHQIVGGELHGPLDEQALTAAVERLTDRHEALRTVFEETPEGYRRRVLPTWRPGLVRQELRPAPGADPVRTVQSALVKDAAHLVSALGRPAHAFVLTRFGATHHLLTLICHSAVADLRSAGVLWEELAACYAAERAGTAAGLPPAPTPDVLQERHDRDAGRLEELGRRRIAELGDCPTVVELPSDVPRPARFDFQGARIPFGLTPRAREAAERLAARACITPHSVLLAAWQVVIARRAALNRFLVGVHIARRAGAATRRLVGPCAALVPVRCDLEDTRTVEDHLRGTSAAVAEGVSAASVPFGALSRGLRAHADGRRMPLIQVAFSGQDGALPGELDAGGLRVRVRQVFNGHTGADVTLLVLRWGTEPELAVEYATGVMTAREAAALAEAVEATLLELDAHYGEPLGRVRGMSPRQRQRLTELGGCDAPAEPVPPAGLPGIWHHLERRALEQWDQPAVNDPARDLTLTYGELVQAAAGQAGVLAAGGVGEGDTVAVALPRSADEVITVLAALRLGAAYLPLDPQSPPGRLGRILGAARPVALVGTGESLRTVRPLLPPGCVPLLPRGAAPRIPALVPPVPDDSDRLACVLPAPGDHVAPGRPEGVLIRQRALLRLALDGGIAGHRAGDRVPRLAPLGSGLSVLELFGPLLNGGTVDVFPDGPPRPRALAAFFQTYGTSVAVLPSAVFRTLVEHRPDAFTAVRRVLVGDGEPAPEPVRALLRRHPGLTVSHVHLPTAGGTAVARHDLSDACEAGGPLPLGRPVAGTRLLVLDERGGAVPPGGAGELCVLGDGAVAGYLGGGTVRAEDRDENRAEDRDENGDEHHARHAFGTFEGERYHRTGDLARWDGEGRLRFLGRLDAQVTVGGYRVDPQEVRARIAAHPAVADVVVAAVGPGPRARRLLAAVVLRRPLADPLDELRRFAGEGLRRPMMPELWAVVEEIPLTPYGRPDLARLQTLAVPANPHL